The Crassostrea angulata isolate pt1a10 chromosome 1, ASM2561291v2, whole genome shotgun sequence nucleotide sequence ATATATGTGCATCAGCCGGATCACTAATTGAAAGGATAGAAAATGCAAGCAAACGAGCTTACTCCAGTACAAGTTGAAAGTCAGATAATTGACCATGCACATAAACATAAACATCTTCAGAcagtaatatatgtataaaactaTTAGTTATGATTTCTTGAAtgcaatttctaaacacttagaTCAAACCAACAGGTTTTGAAAGAAAGTGGAGTAAGACCTTAGAGAACATTCATTGTACACCCTATATctagatttatatatatttttaaacagttcAAAAAGGAGTATTTAAACTGTCCTTGAACTAAACTCCCACTAAATGACTTGAATTGGAGGTTTTCCTAGCATTGGACATATAATTGGTGCTCCTAAAACCTCTAATgtgagacttgaaacttttaatgttttaatgtattGAGGCCCTAATTGTACCTACTTGTATAAGATttgaatgatatattttttcatatgcatTATTACTAGTGGTGTACATATAAGTTATCTGTATGTATATTAAGGGCAATAAAAAGTAATTCAATTATACCAgaattatgttttctttttgtttgtcATCTTCCGAGTATGTTGTAGAAGATCTGTAAACTTGATAGATGTGTTATAAGTGATTGATAATTTCAATCATGTACAGTTTTTAGCAATCAGTTAAAAATTAGATTGTAAATGAAAACTGTCCTAAGATTCGCTATAGTGGAGGAGCATTTttacaagtctaattttaatcGGATTTAAGTTTTTTGTTTCTATATTAGCAATTTTTTCAAAGGCTGCCAAACAGTTGTCAAATTTTGTATATCTTTGTTGATGAGCAATGCCGTGGTTTTCTTtgccaaaataaaatatttattgatgatttaaaaagtttattaacCAAAACTTGAAAAAACGAATAAAACCAGACGTCACGGAGAAGAATTCTTGAAATATTTGCTATATTCTTTAAGAAACCTTTGTCCTGATGTCGAGATGGATCCTTTGGCAGTGGCCAACAATTTTACCTAGCTCAACAGTTTTCAGACTGGTTCTGGTCTTAACATGCCAGGATTAAATTACTGTTATTGTCAACCCCATGATAAACAGATTTGAATCAACCTTTTATAGCAATGTGCAAGCAGAAGACATTTCGCTTTTAAATTTTGAGACCGCTAAAATGTTGTATACAAcccaaaaatataaattatcaaacaACTGTGTACATATGTAAATCAGTTGTAATCTTGCATGTCATTGTTGTTCTATTTTTCATTAGTGAATGTAATATTTGACAGAAAAGTTCAAAACATCTCCCTTTCAAGGAGGCTTGGTGGACAACGAATTAATCATCAGATATACCTTTATAAAggtgttgttggtttttttatgATTAGTTCAGCTGTAAACTATTATTTACTAAAGAAAAAATCCGTAATTTTGAGTGTTTAACTTTTATccttatacagagctcttcttctgaAGGAGGTCAATAAGTCTAAAAAATAATCACGACAATCCATCCCTCTTAAAAACTTgtaaagtgcgaagatgcgacggcgaagcgcgaagatgcgatggcgaaagtgcgaaggtgcgaaggcgaagtagcgatactactatcgctccttcgccttcgcaacttcgcactctggccttcgcactttcgccttcgtcttttttgatagcattcagaaagtctcggtcgattacatagaatttaatgcaggcaccgtactcgccaaggttttccgattaatgcATGGTATTTTTGGTACGCATGCATtaggccattgtgcttactatgaatgtttataaatattttaatgtgtttgcctaatcattatatactccatataaaatgtaatgtccacCATAATGattacatatgcacttccagactcctgtcacttatcagctgtctgtttaccatggatcaaacacaggaacattctaatttcattatgctacactccttgctcatgtatggatcaagagggggagagggggtccgtcccccccccccccccagaaaattcaaaattaataacttcacacatgcaaTATAGGGGGAGAGAGGGTCCGGATCCCATcccccggaaaatttaatttcattgattgtatataataaaatctccaaaatatgtctcggatccccccccccaacaaaataATTATCCATCGACCCCCctagaaaaagttatggatctgcgcaggctgttgaaaacaaattataaaaagttcgtcgtctgcctcagatgtatggtgttccgatggggccacttcgaccttcgcactttcgcctttaggtcgaaaatgcgagagtgcgaagttgcgaaggcgaaagtgcgagagtgcgacggcgaaggagcgaaagtgcgaagatgcgacggcgaagcgcgaagatgcgaaggcgaaagtgcgaaggtgcgaaggcgaaggagcgatactactatcgctccctcgccttcgcaacttcgcaacttcgcactttcgccttcgccttttttgatagcattcagaaagtctcggtcgattacatagaatttgatgcaggcaccgtactcgccaaggttttccgatttatccatgatatcattggtacgcatgcgctgagccattgtgcttactatgaatgtttataaatattttaatgtgtatatgtgacatatatttttaccagtgctggctatgcctaatcgttatatactccatataaaatgtaatgtccgccataatgtatacatatccTGTCAattaccagctgtctgtttaccatggatcaaacacagtaacattctaatttcattatgcgacacttcTTGCTGATGTATGGATCTAGAGGTGGAGAGGgggtcccccccccccggaaaaatcaatattaataaattcacacatgcagtaaagggggAGAGAGGGTCTGGATCTTATCCCCtcggaaaatttaattttattaatcatgtataataaaatctccaaaatatgtttcggaaccctcccccaccccgacaaatataattatttatccaccccaccccctaaaaaagttatggatctgcgcaggctgttgaaaataaattctaaaaagttcatcgtctgcctcagatgtccttttaaacagctaaaattgtctttaaacgatagagagctccacacttataaaaaggcgaaggcgaaagtgcgaagatgcgaaggcgagagtgcgaagatgcgaaggcgagagtgcgatagtagtatcgcttcttcgccttcgcaccttcgcactttcgccttcgcatcttcgcgcttcgccgtcgcatcttcgctccttcgccgtcgcaccttcgcactttcgccgtcgcaacttcgcactctcgcacctcgacctaaaggcgaaagtgcgaatgtcgaagtggccccatcggaacaccatacagatgtccttttatacagctaaaattgtttttaaacgatagagagctccacacttataaaaaggcgaaggcgaaagtgcgaagatgcgaaggcgagagtgcgaagatgcgaaggcgagagtgcgatagtagtatcgcttcttcgccttcgcaccttcgcactttcgccttcgcatcttcgcgcttcgccgtcgcatcttcgctccttcgccgtcgcaccttcgcactttcgccgtcgcaacttcgcactctcgcacctcgacctaaaggcgaaagtgcgaatgtcgaagtggccccatcggaacaccatacagatgtccttttatacagctaaaattgtttttaaacgaTAGAGACCTCCACAATCATAAACAGGCGAAGGCGAAatcgcgaagatgcgaaggcgagagtgctaagttgcgatggcgaaggcGCGATGGTAGTATCGCTTCTTAGCCTTCGtgacttcgcactttcgccttcgcatcttcgcactttcgctccctCGCCGTCGCAAcatcgcactctcgccttcgcatcttcgcactctcgcacctcgacctaaaggcgaaagtgcgaaggtcgaagtggccccatcggaacaccatataAATATGCCCATTTACACATAGTGTCCTAAATACCCACAAAGTATCACCAAATTCTATGCGGCAGTTGAAGGGGAGTTGTGCTAACAAAAAGCAGGTCTGACGAACGGGTCAAAAACTATTACCCCCAACAACCTGTTTCTCTGAGTActgttaaatgttatttttagatTACATGTGATTACAAATCTATGTGCATGCGGATTGCTTACAGGTAATATTATCAAGCAGTTCATTTGAATCAATGCAAAACGTCAAAATCTTCAAGGAAAGATTATTCTTCCAAATATACCACGTAGAAATCCACCATCCTTGCATCTAAacatgtttaatttgaaatgaattatatttcgTAGATGGCGTTcacatctataaaaaaaaaataccatattACACTTGCGATGTGGGAGAAACAACCCAAGCCACCTAAATTCGGAACCAACGTTGCAGGTACAGTTCTTACCATCTTTAGAGGGCCTCTTGTTCTTTTGAGCAGTCAGACTCATGCAGCCAAAGAGTGTGGATGGTGCTCCAGCACATGTCATTGTATTGACTGTATCCTAACCTTTTAAAGGTCTGGATGTTCTTTGGGCCCAAAGATTCTATATAATCCACAGTCAAATGCTTTTCAGAAGAGGCTTAATTGTATGACTTACGCTGTATCGCGCAAATCATCCATGATGACTGTTTTCTGAAATCGTCAAGACTTTCaggattatacatgtacagtgttcACCTGTCGAGTAGTTCATTATCCTGTAACTACTTCAGTATATAGATGGTTTAGTTCTTTAGGTTTGTGTAACATTGTGACTGAgagtaaattgatgaaaaaaacccagtatCTTGCAAATGGCCAAATGTTGTAAATAGCGCGAACAAGGTGTTCTAGACTATGTACCGGGGTTTCGGGTTTAGCTTGTTCAGCTTCgatcaagtgagcttttctgatcccTATTATCCGTCGTccgtttgtccgtccgtctgtccgttcgTCTGTAAACTTACGACATTTTGTACTTGTTCTCTATAACCACTGAGTTAGGTAACAatcattatgtatatatatataatcatatagACCCAAGCGCCTGTGAAAAAATTCCAAATCCGTCGTTAGCATTATATCGGAATTTGAAAGTGTACATTTATCGTTTTGACCCTTTACTTACAATTTTAGAGTTTCCGATGGTAAGAAAACTAGCAGActacccccccaaaaaaatgatTTCGATATCGAAAACTAAAGTCATCGGTGTGATATGTAAGAAAATTTTGTCTGaactgtaaaaaatattttacaacaaaCATTTCTCATAATCATGTATACACATGGTAAACGTCTGAATTTGTTAACAGGTATCTTATGTATGGTACTGGTTGTAATGATTGCTATATCAGAAAGCGAATCTATGTCCCTTAATGAGCATAGCTCGGATGATGAAATTGAGGACGAGGTaagtttttttgttatatacattGTGTACATTTACAAATTGCCGAACCATCCACTATAAATATTTATGACGTTTTACTTAAACACAACTTTGTCCTTGTAGAATGTAGATTCTGTATTTTATTAATTGAATATGATGTACTgcatttgaaataagaaaatgatCATCATTATTACAAACAATATCTACAGAGATCTTTTGGTTTATTTACAGATTGTCGAGAGATTTGAAAGAGGTAGGGTGTTTGTAAACGTCTATCCGAAAAAATGAGTTGTCTCTCTTtgaatacattattatataatatgtattacattggtctttttgtttttgaagcTGCCGGTAAGAATGACCACAAACATCACAAAAAACATCACCATAAGCATGACAAGAATAAGAAAAATCACCACAAACCAAAGAATGGCACTGTGTCTGACAATTCAAATAaggtaaaacaaaaatatcaatcaactagagcagagctcgtggcaaagccatgAGTatgtcttccgttgttgctgcgggttgaaaatatatgtgatatggtgtcaaacgattataatgactaaactttcagttctgcttttgttataaaaacatgttgtgattgaaagcctgtatataaaacgtgttttgagaaagaaaggaagaaaatgttttaggaaaattatttgtcgaacacagtttgtgtattcgtttcaaaaattctttaaaaacgaGATGTTTAacggcgagttaaattttcaaagggtagcaagcattgttataaaaagTATGTACTCATAATTCATGTCAggaatagtatttttttttaaaccgaacccgcctacaaaacacgtaaccttttctctaagataacttctttatttaaatctttctaaatttttgaagactatttgCAAGTTAAGAATTgttacgtgctgacaaaatttagtaattagtcaaaattgatggcatctctgaacttttctatagggaaatgtgtgtcgtctgatattatttaatgatacaagtagacttggacattcaaaataatatataatcaactaaagaaaaaaagattagcgggagaatttatgcaaaagcgagcatctaaattttacaccagatggtgctgtttcatagagacaccgctatgtaacgtgaattaaagaaccttatttacagaaataaatattacttctctcgacgatgcaataatatgcaaaatccttatttttatgtcagtgggttgactaaataaattgaaaaaaattcaattgcgcttgcgtaaattggaattctgggaaggaattagacagtccgttttagagaaattcgaagaagttatgaaacttgTCAGTTTCTAGATAAAATTCacattgatgtattaaaatacTATCATGGGTATCGTCTGTAGCCAcggtccggaatccgtatgtgcagtcatacattgtatgtacatctaTACACCTTTACCTTCTCACCTACAGGCATACAAATGAGGGTGCAACCTTCATACACACATGCATAGTATtatagttctggaaactatttatcttgtattttaatatattggaattccactggctgtagataaccttgtaagtaaattaagttgcattacaacctcataatacacaacttcaattaagtttttttaatcaattttcaaacaattagcacgagccgaccgcggatcacttgtccaatcGCGctggatctcctcagccatatgcgagggatgatcatcatttaatatttgtgggtgggtggggggggggggggtttaaaaatatagatatacaaaccaaccattaatttatgtctgacgatgtttccgatttggagtaatatcgttcattaattttcatttacactcaaatgtttaattaaatattaaaagaagatggacaaacttttataacataaatttaaaacagttcttgtatttacggctgtataaactcaaacacgttcatattcatctaagtgtgcgtcgcggtgtgcgaatcttgtgtattagatatcCGCTTACCGGCCGCTAgatagtgcagccgtggctcatctcctcggccgtggacgaaggatagattacgtaaaggtacaacgcacaaaCACGCACaactcagaacccaggaagatttgaattgtttgcagtataatgaccgtattctatcaaatagaagttctttatattaaacttaaaacccacaattgatctatgtctgatattgctttagattgagaatgacattgcttttattaattaactgaacgatttcttaattgacacccaatcgtttagtccataaacgtttatgtgtaatcaaaattaaaacaattctggagttcgcggctaaataaactcatactagtatatgagagacgcaactctcgtgtattagataaccgctgaccgctaggtccCATATCGAAATATTTACAGTTTTAGAGTTTtgaagcaaagacttttaagggatCTAGACCCCTCATCTTAGGGGGtagccccttttttatggtatcaaatgaaagctcttcatattctgcacaacttttgctCTAAATGTgtctagaaaaaaattacaactaaaaagttattgagcaaagatataagcaaaattaaCCTTTTTggaaacataaatttcgatgtaattttaTAAGAAGTATACGTgggttaatcaaacatgtaaaactaggaagacaacgttcaagatgtgtacattaaagatttgtaaattaaaactacttgctacggatcaactcggagcctttgcaggtacacgagacccactaaaaaaatattcaaaggggaataactcaaaaccggataaagcgatttcacaatattttgtgcTACAGTGAGATATTGTCATttccaataaaccctgaaaatttgaataaagtCTAATGgcaaacaagcgagatattacagtttaaagaaacgtctagaagaaaaagaagaagaaaactagagcaaagctcgttgcaaagcaacgagtgggtcttccgttagtGTTGAGAGTAAttctagaagttcctgtaagaagcagagttctgaAACCAACTTcaagagaaaattaaaaatttttttttttttagaaatcgaataattcttggtacgacttagcAGTATCTGAATGATTTAAAAACGAATTAACAGAAACCTTTACAATTTCTAAACGACATAATAAAAAATCCCGAATCTGTTCaggtacgaattaacaatttccgaatttttttaggtacgagttaatttaactttgaacataacactattttctgaaacaaaaaacgtggaatcaaaattcccggaaaactcaatttttaaaacccaatgtctctgcaatgcatcgtctgattttaaaatggATTTAAGTTTTtgattaagcttaataaaagctcctttgttgctttataataaatatcaaattattgggcAGAAAAAAGTAATCATAAGAAAACTTAGTAGCCCTtgtggcccctaatttgaggggccagcccctttttcttgatatcaaataaaagatctcgctaatataaacatattttgttctacaagtgtacatgaattgtaaaccgttctcgagatatctgtacaaatgtgttttaggggccgaccctttaaccccttaccggggccactaacaacaaaagttttggtatcatattgttaagaacattattttgaacaacttttgttctacattgctattcaaaatatttctcctttttcagatattaatgatcagagttttgagttctggccccttgaaacccctaattacgtaatatatgacttaggtatggtactgtatagatgaacagctgtacaatgaacatttgtgcttctataattattaacaaaatattgtttagtaaagagttattgtaagaagacattacagccctcttggcccctaatttgaggggccagcccctttttcttgacatcaaattaaaggtcttgaaaataaaaacatattttgtttaacaagtgttcaaAAAATCTTTACTGTTcctgagatatctgtacaaatgtgttttaggggccgaccctttaactcctaaatagggtcataaacaaaaacatttaaggtatcatattgttaagaacattattttgaacaacttttgttctacattgctattcaaaatatttcttctttttctaatattaatgatcaaatttttgaacttctggcaccttgaaacccctaattacgtaacatattactttggtatggtactgtatagataaacagctgtacagtgaacatttttgcttctataattaataacaaaatatttttcagtaaagagttattataaaaaaaactttagagccctcttggcccctaatatgatatcaaattaaaggtcttgcaaatataaacatattttgttctacaagtgttcacgaattgttaactGTTCTCGAGACATatgtataaatgtgttttaggggccgaccctttaactccttactggggccatcgacaacaaaattttagttatcatattgttgaaaacattatttttaacaacttttattctacattgctttttgaaatatttttcttttttctgatataaatgataaaatttttgaacttctggccccttaaaacccctaattacgtaacatatgacttaggtatggtactgtatagataaacagctgtacaacaaacattttttgcttctataattattaacaaaatatttttcagtaaagagttattgtaagaagactttagagccctcttggcccctaatatgagggcacagcccctttttcttgatatcaaattaaaggtcttgcaaatataaacatcttttgcattacatgttttaacaaaatatttatacatcaaaagatattaaagaaaatgtgtgataaattcgtgaaaaaatttggtgctaattttcaggctcaggcgagcttcaaggccttgagcaattttcatgaTTGGAAGCacgggggtacatctacagacattcatctacaatccctgaaaattttggaggagatgcgtggacaaaatgaccttaaaaatttacaaaatcgtcaatatctgaaaccggaagtgacatcatcatttgaaaatttaatgatatgtagcgccgatcatgctCTATCAGTGctgaaaattttgtgcaaatcggttggatagtttttgagaattagcgctccaaaaaagtcagaaaaagaaaaaaaaaaagaataactagagcaaagctcgttgcaaagcaacgagtgggttttcctttaatgtcgaaagtaacgCTAGATGTacctctaagaagcagagttcttaatctagtaataaaaataacttaagtacataaggataaaaaaaatcgaatgattcttggtacgacttaacaaaacccgaatgGTATTAAgtatgaattaacaaaaaaccttaaccatttcaagaacgacttaacaaaaaatccgaatgtgtttaagtacgacttaacaaattgatataaactacatttaaggtacaagttaactttaccttgaactaataTCTGTTTTCTTAatccagaatgcaaaattaaaatttctgtaaaaatcaattttttaatgcttatatCCCGCATTCAATCGTCCAAATTAGAAatggatttcagttttaaattgagGTTGATAAGCTCTTTCAGCATTTATGattaatgacaaaatattgcTCCGGAAAAAGTTAAGCTTTTGAGCCTTCCTAGCCCCTAACTTGAGGGACCAGttatatttttgatatcaaataaaaggtctcgtaaatataaacatattttgttcaacaagtgttcaagaATTGTTGACCGTTCAAGTTATATCTGAAacactgtgttttaggggccgaaccCTTCAACTCCTTAACAGGGCCACcaaccaaaaattttgtttaaaacataattctgagcaacttttcctcttcattgcttttcaaagggttgacctttcgtactgtatgcttgttgcatcat carries:
- the LOC128161048 gene encoding uncharacterized protein LOC128161048 isoform X1 — translated: MAFTSIKKKYHITLAMWEKQPKPPKFGTNVAGILCMVLVVMIAISESESMSLNEHSSDDEIEDEIVERFERAAGKNDHKHHKKHHHKHDKNKKNHHKPKNGTVSDNSNKTESMHANKKAEAKMKSQKPVKHAHVHVKRTKVADEGSNTGVIVAVVLVLITVLGVGAAVFIVKKRRAQGK
- the LOC128161048 gene encoding uncharacterized protein LOC128161048 isoform X2; the encoded protein is MVRKLADYPPKKMISISKTKVIGVICILCMVLVVMIAISESESMSLNEHSSDDEIEDEIVERFERAAGKNDHKHHKKHHHKHDKNKKNHHKPKNGTVSDNSNKTESMHANKKAEAKMKSQKPVKHAHVHVKRTKVADEGSNTGVIVAVVLVLITVLGVGAAVFIVKKRRAQGK